One stretch of Armigeres subalbatus isolate Guangzhou_Male chromosome 2, GZ_Asu_2, whole genome shotgun sequence DNA includes these proteins:
- the LOC134218370 gene encoding activin receptor type-1 — translation MVFAKFSFILLLASNIVNGDLHGKLLEENEETMDLETYHPNRDLPIQNSIVSHQRYKCYSCEPPDCADTTAHAHLCQNAIQCWKSRIRDQFGHESVSRGCTTTHEQLPLYCNPNLKNSSGPKKRHASGTYNIECCTGDYCNNGSFPALPPVEYGNEVMKVESSINALNLTGAIVIPVILVIMILAFILRIYRRSQHKRLTATKSKHDQETYYASDEILRATSAGDSTLREYLQHSVTSGSGSGLPLLIQRTLARQVSLCECIGRGRYGEVWRGIWHGESVAVKIFFSRDEDSWKRETEIYSTVLLRHENILGYIGSDMTSRNSCTQLWLITHYYPLGSLFDHLNRTALSHHQMATICLSIANGLVHLHTEIFGTEGKPAIAHRDLKTKNILVRINGSCVIADFGLAVTHRQTTNKIDMGNTARVGTKRYMAPEVLDESINMECFEALRKADIYAIGLMFWEICRRTLSNGIAEDYKVPFYDCVTSDPSFEEMRKVVCGDNYRPSIPNRWVSDPLLSGMSKLMRECWHANSNVRLPALRIKKTLLKLAISDETVKLNYDGEICV, via the exons ATACAAATGCTATAGCTGTGAACCTCCCGACTGTGCCGACACGACGGCCCACGCCCACCTCTGCCAGAACGCGATCCAGTGCTGGAAGTCGCGGATTCGCGATCAGTTCGGCCACGAAAGCGTATCCCGCGGATGTACCACCACCCACGAGCAGCTTCCACTCTACTGCAATCCCAATTTGAAGAACAGCAGTGGGCCGAAGAAGCGACACGCCTCCGGGACGTACAATATCGAGTGTTGCACCGGAGACTACTGCAACAATGGGTCGTTTCCGGCGCTGCCACCGGTGGAGTATGGAA ATGAAGTGATGAAGGTGGAGTCCTCCATCAATGCGCTGAATTTGACGGGGGCCATCGTAATACCGGTAATTCTGGTGATTATGATTCTTGCTTTCATATTGCGCATATATCGCCGCTCACAACACAAGCGTCTGACTGCCACCAAGAGTAAGCACGATCAGGAGACCTATTACGCCAGTGATGAGATTCTTCGAGCCACCAGTGCCGGTGACAGCACACTTCGA GAATATCTTCAACATTCGGTCACCTCCGGATCGGGCAGTGGTCTACCACTGTTGATTCAGCGAACGCTGGCCAGGCAAGTGTCGCTTTGCGAATGTATCGGCCGTGGTCGATACGGAGAGGTGTGGCGCGGTATCTGGCACGGTGAAAGTGTCgctgtgaaaatatttttttcgcgaGACGAAGACTCGTGGAAACGCGAGACAGAGATCTATAG TACGGTGCTGCTGCGGCACGAGAACATTCTCGGCTACATTGGATCGGACATGACCTCGCGAAATTCGTGCACCCAACTGTGGCTCATCACGCACTATTATCCGCTGGGGTCGTTGTTCGATCACCTTAACCGGACTGCCTTGAGCCATCACCAGATGGCGACGATTTGCCTTTCGATTGCCAACGGCTTGGTGCACCTGCATACCGAGATCTTCGGTACGGAA GGTAAACCGGCGATCGCTCACCGTGACCTGAAAACCAAGAACATCCTGGTACGCATCAACGGTTCTTGTGTGATAGCCGACTTTGGACTGGCCGTGACACACAGGCAAACGACGAACAAGATCGACATGGGCAACACGGCACGGGTCGGAACGAAGCGATATATGGCACCGGAGGTGTTGGATGAAAG CATAAACATGGAATGTTTCGAGGCGCTGCGCAAGGCCGACATCTACGCAATCGGTTTAATGTTCTGGGAGATATGCCGGCGCACGCTGTCGAATGGTATCGCCGAGGACTACAAAGTTCCCTTCTACGATTGCGTCACGTCCGATCCGAGTTTCGAGGAGATGCGAAAAGTCGTCTGCGGGGATAATTACCGTCCATCGATACCAAATCGATGGGTTTCCGATCCG CTCCTATCCGGCATGTCGAAACTGATGCGCGAATGTTGGCATGCAAATTCGAATGTGCGTTTGCCGGCGCTGCGGATAAAGAAGACCCTGCTGAAGCTTGCCATTTCGGACGAAACGGTGAAGCTCAACTACGATGGCGAGATCTGTGTTTGA